The Pantoea cypripedii genomic sequence CGGTGGCGAAATGAGTGCACACCATTATTTCCGTGATTTTGCCTACTGTGATAGCGGCATGATCCCATGGCTGTTGGTGGCTGAGCTGCTTCAGGTTAAAGGGCAATCACTGCGTCAGCTGGTGAATGATCGCATGGAGGCTTATCCGGCATCTGGCGAAATCAACAGCGTACTGGAACAACCGCAGCAGGCAATTGAGCGTGTTTTGCAGCACTATGAAGAAAGTGCATTAACTCTGGATCGTACTGATGGTATCAGCCTGGAATTCTCAGAGTGGCGTTTTAATTTGCGCAGTTCCAATACAGAACCGGTTGTGCGTCTGAATGTGGAATCGCGTGCTGATGTCGCATTGATGCAACAACACACAGAAAATATTCTTGCTATTCTCCGTAATTAATAACAAAAAGATGACTTTTTAACTTATAAAGTGAGTCAATATTCTAATCATAATTATGAGTGATATTTTCTCACTTTTATAATTCATTTTTTGATGCTTTGCTGGTTTTTAAATATGACCAGGTTATTAGTAATGCCAGGGAATCTTGTAAATCCATTCAGTTATGATTTCGAAGTGTATTAGTTTGGCTTAAAGTCATTTCCCCCATACAGATTTAATAGAGTAATAACGACGAAGATGCCGTAATTACATGGTTCTTTCGTCTCGTGCAGGGCTAGAGAGGGTTTAATAATGTCACGAAATTTAAGTGTAGGAATTGTTGCCGACTGGTTAGTGGGATTCGCCGGGGCAGAGAGAGTGATCGCTGAATTTATTGAACTGTTCCCTGCATCGGAAATTTATTCGGTAGTGGATTTCTTATCCGATGACTCTCGTCATCTTTTTCATGATAAGAAAGCGACAACCTCATTTATTCAACGTCTGCCGGGTGCTAAAAAGAAATATCAAACATATTTGCCTTTAATGCCGCTTGCTATCGAGCAGCTGGATGTCACGAAGCACGATATTGTGTTATCCAGCAGCCATGCGGTCGCAAAAGGGGTGTTAACTGGTCCGGATCAGTTGCATATCAGCTATGTTCACTCTCCCATCCGCTATGCCTGGGATTTCCAGCACCAATATTTGCGTGAGTCTGGAATGGATAAAGGCCTGAAGGGTAAGCTGGCACGTTGGATGTTGCATAACATCCGTATGTGGGATTACCGCACCGCCAATGGCGTTGACTACTTTATCGCTAACTCCCACTTTATTGCCCGTCGTATCAAAAAAGTGTATGGCAGAGATGCCGATGTCATCTATCCGCCTGTTGATGTTGATCGCTTCACCTTGCGTGAGCAGAAAGAGGATTTCTACTTCACTGCATCACGTATGGTGCCCTACAAGCGCATCGATCTGATTGTTGAAGCCTTCAGCCGCATGCCTGATAAGAAACTGGTGGTGATCGGGGATGGTTCTGAAATGGCAAAAATCAAATCGAAGGCGACGCCGAATGTAGAGATCCTTGGCTATCAACCTAATGATGTGATGCAAGACCATATGCAGCGCGCCAAAGCGTTTGTCTTTGCGGCTGAGGAAGATTTTGGCATCACTCCTGTTGAGGCTCAGGCATGTGGCACCCCGGTGATTGCCTTCGGTAAGGGGGGAGCACTGGAAACCATTCGTCCTTACGGTGAAGAACGTCCCAGTGGTTTGTTCTTCTATGAGCAATCAGCTGAAGCCATTGTCGATGCCGTAGAGAAGTTTGACCTGGTGCGTGATGAGATACTGCCCGTCGACTGCCGTGCTAACGCCATGCGCTTCTCAGCAGAACGTTTCCACAATGAGTTGGATTGCTATATCGACAGTAAATGGAAGGCATTTAAGCTGAGTAAAGAAGTAAGTTACTCCTGAGTTACAACTTTTAAATTCATTAAGAGGATTTCTTTCTGGATAATTTTATTACTGAGATATAGAGTCTTAGTTAGTAGAAAATTAAGAGGCTCGTAGCCAAAATTAAATGATGTGTCGCAGGCACCGGAAGAAATGATATCGCCAGAGTGTATTTTCCTATTAACGTAAAGGTGAGGGTATGATTCTGGCGGTTTCAGACATTCGCCGTAATTAGTGACTTTCTGATGTTTAATGTGAAAGATGCTTGTTGGAGTTGACTGTCTACTGATTTAATACCAAAGGGTAAAATATTACCATGTACAAAACACTACTGATTGTGGTTTTATATGGAAAAACCTATAAAAACTCACAAACACTGAACTGCCTTATGATTGATGGTTATTCACAGGCAGACTTATTGATAGTAAATAGAGGACCTAAAGCTTTAGAGTTCGATAAGGATTTCATACATACATTGGGTTTTTTTGTTAATAGTATCGATATTAGAGAATACTCTGGCGAGAGTTCATTGGGTGATGTATATAATAGAATCATCAAGGAAAAAGTTGAGTTTGATCGGTTTATCTTCATTGATGATGATAGCACTCTCAGTAAAGGTTATATAAAAAAATTAAATAAGTATCAGGATGGTGATGTTGATCTTCAGATGCCAAACATCGTCGCCGAGAAAGATGGAAGAGTTCATTATCCAGTCATTGACCAAACTGTCCGAAAATTTAATGATGGCGTTAAGGTAAACCAACAGAACAGCTTCAAATCTATAGGTATCGGGCTGGTTGTTTATCGTTCACTGGTAGATAAGCTGTCCTCGATTAATGTTGATGTGTTTGATAGAGATTTTACGCATTATGGTGTGAATAATGGATTAACTGAACGAGTAAGATTGTTAAAGATGAGGGCGATTTCTACTACTATACAAATTGTCGGCGTCCTTAAGCATTCAATGGAAAATACTTATTCTCTCTGAAATAAATAGTGCAACGATAGTGGGTTTAAATGTTCCCTCTTAAATTCGTATTGGGCTGGGTAATGATCCCATCGTGATTTTACGCAATTCATGGAATATCAGGTTGTGCATAAATAAAAGCTTTTCTGTTTTAACAATAACAAACCTCGACGAATCGCTAAATAGAGTGATATATCAATGAATTGGTTTTCGAATGCGAAATGGAATGCTTTTTCTCAATTTATCAAGATGATTACTCAAGCCGTAAATCTTATCTACATTACAAAGCTAATTCTGCCGTCACAGTACGGGTTGATGGCCATGGCAGTAGTAGTTATAAACCTTGGCATGCTGCTCCGGGATTTAGGTACATCTGCGGCTATTATACAGAAGAAAAAACTGAACAATGGATTGGTCAATTCAATCTTCTGGCTTAATTCTATGATTGGCGTTCTTCTCTATATGGTTATTATTTTAATAGCCAAGCCTCTGGCGGCACTATATGAGCAACCAGAACTATTTTCTATTTTGATTTTACTAGGCATTTCATTTCCACTATCTGGCTTAGCTGCTACACATCTCGCTTTATTAGAGCGTAGTTCGAAATTTAAGACAGTGTCACGTATTGAAGTGACTGCTGCACTTACATCTATGGTAATAGCACTTGCAATGGCCAATTATGGGTTTGGAGTATATAGTTTGGTTGCTCAAGCGATAACTTTGAGTCTTATATCAGTAGTACAGTTATGGATTGTATCGAACTGGCGACCAACATTTGATAAATTTATTAGGTTAAGTGATATCAAGGAAATATTTTCATTTAGTACAAACCTATCATTATTTAGCCTCGTTAACTACTTTTCCAGAAATGCAGATAGTTTTATTGTTGGGAAGTATATGTCCTCAACGATTTTAGGTCAGTATAATTTAGCATATAGAATAATGTTGTTTCCTTTGCAAAGTTTAACATTTGTAGTAACGAGATCACTTTATCCAATCCTAAGTATGTTTCAGGACGAAAATAAACAAATTGAGAAAGCATATCTCAACTCTGTTTTTTTTATTCTGATGTTTAGTGCGCCATTAATGATAATCATAGGCCACTACAGCTTTCCTTTGATTAAGGTTATCTTTGGTAATGAATGGATTAAAACAGCTGAGATACTAAAGTGGTTATCACCCACAGCTATCGTGCAATCCATAATGAGCACATCAGGGGCTGTTTTTATGGCGAAAGGAAGAACAGATATGCTGATGCGACTCGGTTTGTTTTCTGCTGCCATACAGGTAAGTTCTTTTTTGATTGGCGTACACTTCGATATCATAACTTTTTCAAAATTCTATTTTATTGCAAATGTGATAAGTTTTATTCCCTCCATGTATTTTCTTATGAAAATTATTGGTGGTGGGGTCGGATCGCTTGTTGTTAAGCTGATGCCTATTATCTTTGCAGTTATTGGCATGCTAGCTTTGATGCAGGGCATTGATCGCTTATATCCAGATTCGGATATAAGTGGTGTGCTAACTCTGACAGGAATTTGTATTTTTAACTTTTCATTTTATTTTTTATGTCTGTTGTCTATGTCCAGGAGTTCTCGTAGGTTTATGTTCGATAAGTTAAGGCTCAAATTAGGAAAGATATAACTAGTAGCTGCGTAGGAATGATGGATATCATTCTCTCGGTACATTAATCATATATTAATAATCATTAACGGTTTTATTGAACAGGTTTATTCATATGAATACACTTCAGCAGCGTATACACATCACCTCAGACTTTACCTATAAAAATCTGCTAACCAAGATTTCTTTGGCTTTCTCGGATTTGATTTTTTTCAATGCCGCACTATTTGTAGCACTGGCACTTATTGAATCATTTTCACACTCACCGCTTGCCGATATTTCTGCTAAAGATCTCAATTTAAAAATTATTACACATATTTGTCTTTCAGTTATTTGTGTTGGTTGGTTCTGGGTTCGCCTGCGTCACTTTACCTATCGCAAACCATTCTGGTTCGAACTTAAGGAAATTATCCGTACTGTTCTTATTTTCTCTGTTATCGATCTGGCTATTACTGCGTTGTCACAGTGGCAGATGTCGCGTTTTGTCTGGGCTCTTACCTGGTTGCTGGCTTTAATCGTGATTCCTATTGGGCGAGCCATTGCTCGTCGCTTGCTGAACCATTTTGGAATGTGGAAAAAACAGACTGTCATCATTGGCAGCAGTAAGAACGCCCAGGAGGCCTGGAAGGCTCTGCAAAGCGAAGAAGTGATGGGATATGATGTTGTTGCTTATTATGATGTTGACGGTAAATGCCCGCAAGCAAGCATCGCCGGTATTCCAGTATTACGTAATGAACAGGATCTTTGGTTACTGACTAACCCGGAAACTCAGTTTATTGTCGCGGTCGAGTCTGAACAAAGTCAGTATCGCGATAACTGGCTCAAAACTTTGGCACGTCGTAATTGCCGTTCGGTTTCTGTTATTCCCACATTACGTGGTGTGCCGCTCTATGGCACCGATATGGCTTATATCTTCAGCCATGAAGTGATGATTTTACGTGTTAACAACAATCTTGCGAAACGCACCTCGCGCTTCCTGAAGCGTGCGTTTGATATTGTTGGGGCGCTTAGCATTATCATCGCGCTGTCCCCAGCTCTGTTGATTCTTGGCTATCTCGTCAGCCGTGATGGTGGTAACCCGATTTACGGTCATGAACGTGTTGGTCTCAATGGTCGCAAGTTTAAGTGTCTCAAATTCCGCTCAATGGTTATCAACTCCAAAGAAGTGCTGGAAGAGGTACTGCGTACCGATCCGGTGGCACGAGCTGAGTGGGATAAAGATTTCAAACTGAAGAACGATCCCCGTATTACCAAAGTTGGTCACTTTATCCGTAAAACCAGTCTGGATGAATTGCCACAGCTGTGGAATGTGGTACGTGGTGATATGAGTCTGGTAGGGCCGCGTCCTGTTATCGAAGATGAACTGAGTCGTTACGCTGGTGATGTCGATTATTACCTGATGGCGAAACCAGGCATGACGGGATTGTGGCAGGTCAGCGGTCGTAACGATGTTGATTATGAAACCCGTGTTTACTTCGATTCCTGGTATGTAAAAAACTGGTCACTGTGGAATGACATTGCGATTTTATTTAAAACGGTTAGCGTAGTGCTTAAACGCGACGGCGCTTATTAATTTCCTCTAACTTATTCTATGGAGCTAATGTGATAAAAAGCGACAGACTTATCACGCAGTTGCAAAATAAATTCATCGAATATGCGATAGAGAATTTATCTCTTCAAATGCCGTACAATAAGATGAACTATTTTGTATATGATATTCATCATTTCTTATTGGCGTTGAGTCGGGGTGAGGTCAACTCCCGATCGAGAAACATTGTTTTGCTCTTTAATAATGAGTTGGAGGTTTTTATTCTCCAGTCAATCTGTGATGTTTCATTTTTTGCTCTTGATGTACGTAGTCTTGATGTTTTTGACTTCTTTAACGGGGAGAAGGTTTTTAAGAAAGTAAAACCGTTCAAAGAAAAAGATGATAGTGCCAGAATGCGAGTGTTCCTCCTTATTCTGCGTGGTTGGGATGATGAAAGAATTTGCCACTCATTATTTATTACCATGAAGAAGTTGAAAGAATATAAATCGCAGCTTACATACTCCTTTTTTGATAAAAGAAGAAATCTTTTCTACCTCACTCTGAATGGATTTTTGAAAAGTGATGTCTTGGCGGCATGAGCCTTATGTTGCATTTGGCTCATTATTCTGTTTGAACAATGCATAAAATTTTCAAAAGCAATAAGCCGACCATTAATTGGAAGGCTTAATGCAACGCACTAATTAATGTCCTTTCCTGAGGCACATTTGCAAAGCATGCAGTAAAGATTAACACTGCTATTTCCTGAATAATGATTCAGAGCAATGTTTGGTTGTAATGTGCTATTCTCAGGCAGGTATTACATTAATCCGTAACATCTATTTTTTTTGAGATGACTCTGATGATATTCATGACTTTTACTCGTAGGGTGTTCAGGAAATTATACTCTGTGGTGGCGACATTATTGTTTAAAGCATACTTACGAAGACAAAATAAAC encodes the following:
- a CDS encoding glycosyltransferase family 4 protein is translated as MSRNLSVGIVADWLVGFAGAERVIAEFIELFPASEIYSVVDFLSDDSRHLFHDKKATTSFIQRLPGAKKKYQTYLPLMPLAIEQLDVTKHDIVLSSSHAVAKGVLTGPDQLHISYVHSPIRYAWDFQHQYLRESGMDKGLKGKLARWMLHNIRMWDYRTANGVDYFIANSHFIARRIKKVYGRDADVIYPPVDVDRFTLREQKEDFYFTASRMVPYKRIDLIVEAFSRMPDKKLVVIGDGSEMAKIKSKATPNVEILGYQPNDVMQDHMQRAKAFVFAAEEDFGITPVEAQACGTPVIAFGKGGALETIRPYGEERPSGLFFYEQSAEAIVDAVEKFDLVRDEILPVDCRANAMRFSAERFHNELDCYIDSKWKAFKLSKEVSYS
- a CDS encoding lipopolysaccharide biosynthesis protein, with product MNWFSNAKWNAFSQFIKMITQAVNLIYITKLILPSQYGLMAMAVVVINLGMLLRDLGTSAAIIQKKKLNNGLVNSIFWLNSMIGVLLYMVIILIAKPLAALYEQPELFSILILLGISFPLSGLAATHLALLERSSKFKTVSRIEVTAALTSMVIALAMANYGFGVYSLVAQAITLSLISVVQLWIVSNWRPTFDKFIRLSDIKEIFSFSTNLSLFSLVNYFSRNADSFIVGKYMSSTILGQYNLAYRIMLFPLQSLTFVVTRSLYPILSMFQDENKQIEKAYLNSVFFILMFSAPLMIIIGHYSFPLIKVIFGNEWIKTAEILKWLSPTAIVQSIMSTSGAVFMAKGRTDMLMRLGLFSAAIQVSSFLIGVHFDIITFSKFYFIANVISFIPSMYFLMKIIGGGVGSLVVKLMPIIFAVIGMLALMQGIDRLYPDSDISGVLTLTGICIFNFSFYFLCLLSMSRSSRRFMFDKLRLKLGKI
- the wbaP gene encoding undecaprenyl-phosphate galactose phosphotransferase WbaP, whose product is MNTLQQRIHITSDFTYKNLLTKISLAFSDLIFFNAALFVALALIESFSHSPLADISAKDLNLKIITHICLSVICVGWFWVRLRHFTYRKPFWFELKEIIRTVLIFSVIDLAITALSQWQMSRFVWALTWLLALIVIPIGRAIARRLLNHFGMWKKQTVIIGSSKNAQEAWKALQSEEVMGYDVVAYYDVDGKCPQASIAGIPVLRNEQDLWLLTNPETQFIVAVESEQSQYRDNWLKTLARRNCRSVSVIPTLRGVPLYGTDMAYIFSHEVMILRVNNNLAKRTSRFLKRAFDIVGALSIIIALSPALLILGYLVSRDGGNPIYGHERVGLNGRKFKCLKFRSMVINSKEVLEEVLRTDPVARAEWDKDFKLKNDPRITKVGHFIRKTSLDELPQLWNVVRGDMSLVGPRPVIEDELSRYAGDVDYYLMAKPGMTGLWQVSGRNDVDYETRVYFDSWYVKNWSLWNDIAILFKTVSVVLKRDGAY